A single Nicotiana tabacum cultivar K326 chromosome 5, ASM71507v2, whole genome shotgun sequence DNA region contains:
- the LOC107812403 gene encoding photosystem I reaction center subunit N, chloroplastic has translation MAAMNSSVLACSYAVSGIGASELTSKHASIASQSVQKWPVIKAQQSKVLDSEANKNQAGRRIALLGLAAALFTAASSNSSANAGVIDDYLEKSKANKELNDKKRLATSGANFARAYTVQFGTCKFPENFTGCQDLAKQKKVPFISDDLALECEGKDKYKCGSNVFWKW, from the exons ATGGCAGCAATGAACTCAAGTGTATTGGCATGCAGCTATGCAGTGTCAGGCATTGGTGCATCTGAACTCACCTCAAAACATGCCTCTATTGCGTCCCAATCAGTTCAGAAATGGCCAGTTATTAAGGCTCAACAGTCCAAAGTGTTGGATTCAGAAGCCAACAAGAACCAAGCTGGTAGAAGAATCGCTCTTCTTGGCTTAGCTGCTGCCCTTTTCACCGCTGCTTCCTCCAACTCCTCAGCCAATGCTGGTGTCATTGACGATTATCTTGAGAAAAGCAAAGCCAACAAG GAATTGAATGACAAGAAGAGGTTGGCCACAAGTGGTGCAAATTTCGCAAGAGCATACACAGTTCAGTTTGGCACATGCAAGTTCCCTGAAAATTTCACTGGCTGCCAAGACCTTGCCAAGCAAAAG AAAGTGCCATTTATAAGTGACGATTTGGCCTTGGAGTGCGAGGGCAAGGACAAATACAAGTGCGGTTCTAATGTGTTCTGGAAATGGTGA